The Anomaloglossus baeobatrachus isolate aAnoBae1 chromosome 4, aAnoBae1.hap1, whole genome shotgun sequence genome contains the following window.
ttcaattagtcctgaaaaggactgttggtttattgttgcaccagcaggtactgtgacGCTGTAAGACACTGTCCTTtctccagtagaatctttctctacactatttccaggtacaGTGTGCCAAGTATGGCGTCACCGGGTCTTATGTAGACCAGATGAtgtggctggccaatcacagtaatgccagtggcCTACATGGCTACCGCATTACCATAATCGGTAGGCGGCTACCGCATTACCATGATCGGTAGGCGGCTACCGCATTACCATGATCGGTAGGCAATTCCCGCATGTTTAGTGGTTGAACGAAAGCTGTGAAACATGCGGGATTGGGACTCAATCATGGCACCCGAGCATCATgatacttgatcgagtattgagagtcttgagcaccctgatgctccatcgagtaccgagcagtgctgagcccactcgcccatcactagtaaaaaACAAAACTTATGTCAGTCTGAAAACTTTTGTCCACTGCTGAATATAGACTAAAATAATATGGATCTGAAGATTTTTTCTCAATAAGGTAAATTAGTCCATAATTCGAGAGAGGTTTTCATTTTCAAATATAATCTACATTTCTGCTTCCTCCATTTCCTCTGATTGAATTTTTTTGAATTGACTATATAACAGGTATTGTAGTGATGACGTATCCAACAATGACCCTGGTGTAATGTCTGCAATGCTATCGATGCTGTTAGAATTATGTATTTGtgtctttatcgtccaggttttggCTTCTTATGTCCCTGTTGAATCAGAATCTGTTCAATGTGTGATTTTCATCCTTTCTTTCACCAGTAGAGATCAAGGTCATGGGTGTCACAAACCAGACAGAAGTCAGACAGTTTATGTTTTCTGGACTGACTGATAATGAGAAGCTGAAGCCCTTCCTCTTCATACTCATCCTGCATGTCTACATTGTGACCATAGTGGCCAATGTTGGCCTGGTGGCTATTGTCAGTAACACGTCAAACCTTCAGAATCCGATGTATTACTTCCTGAGTGTCCTCTCTCTGGTGGATATCTTCTATTCATCTACCATAACTCCTAAGATGCTGGTGGACCTCAAATGTTTTGCGAGGATCATCTCCTTTGAAGGTTGTGCTCTCCAGTTCTTCTTCTATGCCGCACTTGGCTCTATTGAGACTCTTCTGCTCTCTACCATGTCCTATGACCGCTATGTTGCCATCTGCCACCCTCTCCATTATGTGTCTATAATGACTAAGAAGAAATGTCTATGCCTTGTTCTTCTTTCCTTCTCCATTGGATTCCTACAATCATCCATACAGACTGGCTGCGCTTTCACTCTTCAATTCTATGGGCCTAACCTCATTGACCACTTCTACTGTGATTCTCCTGTGGTCCTCAGACTATCCTGCTCAGACACCTCTACCTGTAACCTGGTCACTATCTATATTGTAGGTGCTTTGGCCTCAAGCTCATTGATTACTATCCTTATTTCATATACCCTAATCATCTTTTCAGTTCTAAACATAAAATCCACAGAAGGAAGGAGGAAAGCCTTCAGCACCTGCTCTTCACACCTCATGTGTGTCTTCATCTTCTATAGCACTGTGCTATTCACATACATGCGTCCTCCTTCCAGTGTCTTTACTGTACGAGACAAGGTGGCTTCTATCTTCTACACGGCTGTGACTCCAATGCTGAATCCCCTGATATATAGTCTGAGGAACCAACATGTGAGAGGAATCGTAATTCAATCAGTTCACATGTTTTCCAGGTCTCAACTATGGACTAGCATCAGAAAGTAACATTGAACACATAATTAAGGCGTAAAAAGCAGAATGGTTGCCTGTCTGACCTCTCCATGGGAcacaatacattattattattatttattattatagcgccatttattccatggagctttacatgtgaaaagggcatacataaaaaaaagaaaaagaacaagTACACTAATCATGAGCAATACAAAACAGACTAGtgcaagaggaccctgcccacaagggctcacagtctacaggggatgggtgaggatacagtagatgggggcagagctggttgcacagtgatcCAGTGGACTGAG
Protein-coding sequences here:
- the LOC142303057 gene encoding olfactory receptor 8H2-like, translating into MGVTNQTEVRQFMFSGLTDNEKLKPFLFILILHVYIVTIVANVGLVAIVSNTSNLQNPMYYFLSVLSLVDIFYSSTITPKMLVDLKCFARIISFEGCALQFFFYAALGSIETLLLSTMSYDRYVAICHPLHYVSIMTKKKCLCLVLLSFSIGFLQSSIQTGCAFTLQFYGPNLIDHFYCDSPVVLRLSCSDTSTCNLVTIYIVGALASSSLITILISYTLIIFSVLNIKSTEGRRKAFSTCSSHLMCVFIFYSTVLFTYMRPPSSVFTVRDKVASIFYTAVTPMLNPLIYSLRNQHVRGIVIQSVHMFSRSQLWTSIRK